A region of Reichenbachiella carrageenanivorans DNA encodes the following proteins:
- a CDS encoding S1C family serine protease: MSKYIKTGLVAFLSAGMGVWVSLEYIKFEELKQGHEEQNVAAHHPSNHANFVNDQAGYANVLPVEDFVDASAHSTNSVVFIKNQSVINYRTGHWMDWFFEPRSSQRVSTGSGVILSDDGYIITNNHVIEGADEIEVVHKKRSYKGHLVGADPSTDLAVIKVDVENLPAISMGSSADLNVGEWVLAVGNPFNLTSTVTAGIVSAKGRNIHILKDKFPIESFIQTDAAINPGNSGGALVNRNGELIGINTAILSMTGSYAGYGFAVPVDIVKKVFNDIVQYGEVQKAFFGAEFADIDNEVAKELNINSLNGVIITHVQKGWAADKADLEKGDIITEVNGEPLYDKVQLEEMIGYKYPGDLIQLSLKRGNKQVIKTLEFTNREGTKEILKRSIYESQSLQASFEAISKAERDLMGIESGIRVIEVGNGFFRKLDIPEGFVITDINHSKITTPSELEDILEKIRGKVIISGITTGGRKIYYPFLF; encoded by the coding sequence ATGTCAAAGTATATCAAAACAGGGCTCGTCGCCTTTTTATCTGCAGGAATGGGAGTTTGGGTTTCTTTAGAATACATCAAATTCGAAGAGCTAAAGCAAGGTCATGAAGAACAAAACGTAGCAGCCCACCATCCATCAAACCATGCTAATTTCGTGAATGATCAAGCAGGATATGCCAATGTGCTGCCTGTGGAGGACTTTGTAGATGCCTCTGCACATTCTACCAATAGCGTGGTGTTTATCAAAAATCAAAGCGTAATCAATTACCGCACGGGACATTGGATGGATTGGTTCTTTGAGCCACGTTCTTCGCAGCGTGTCAGTACAGGGTCTGGTGTGATTCTGTCTGATGATGGCTACATTATTACCAACAACCACGTGATAGAGGGAGCTGATGAGATCGAAGTGGTGCACAAAAAGAGAAGCTACAAAGGGCATCTGGTGGGGGCAGACCCATCTACGGACTTGGCCGTGATCAAAGTGGACGTAGAAAATCTCCCTGCCATATCTATGGGGAGTTCAGCGGATCTCAATGTAGGAGAATGGGTACTTGCAGTGGGCAATCCTTTCAATTTAACCTCTACAGTCACCGCAGGAATTGTATCTGCCAAAGGTAGAAATATCCATATTCTTAAAGATAAATTTCCTATAGAGTCTTTTATACAGACAGATGCTGCGATTAATCCTGGTAATAGTGGCGGCGCACTAGTGAACCGTAATGGAGAACTTATTGGTATCAATACGGCCATATTATCTATGACAGGGTCATACGCAGGATATGGATTTGCTGTGCCGGTAGATATTGTAAAAAAGGTGTTTAATGATATCGTGCAATATGGAGAAGTACAAAAAGCATTCTTCGGTGCAGAGTTTGCCGATATAGACAATGAGGTGGCAAAGGAGCTAAATATCAATAGTCTCAATGGTGTGATTATCACTCATGTGCAAAAAGGCTGGGCGGCAGACAAGGCTGATTTAGAAAAAGGCGATATCATCACTGAGGTAAACGGCGAACCACTGTACGACAAAGTTCAGCTAGAAGAAATGATTGGCTACAAATATCCAGGGGATTTGATTCAGCTTTCTCTGAAACGTGGGAATAAGCAGGTGATCAAAACACTAGAGTTTACCAATAGAGAAGGAACCAAGGAGATACTGAAGCGATCGATATATGAGTCGCAATCTTTGCAAGCATCTTTCGAAGCGATTTCAAAAGCGGAGCGCGACCTGATGGGTATTGAGTCTGGTATCAGAGTGATCGAAGTGGGTAATGGTTTTTTTAGGAAATTGGACATTCCTGAAGGTTTTGTTATTACAGATATCAATCACAGCAAAATAACTACTCCTTCGGAGCTAGAAGATATCCTTGAAAAGATACGAGGCAAAGTAATTATTTCTGGAATTACTACGGGAGGACGTAAGATTTATTACCCTTTCCTATTCTAA
- the dnaA gene encoding chromosomal replication initiator protein DnaA codes for MHVRIWDKCLEYIGSKLPEQSFKTWFEPIIPIKFAHPVLTIQVPSQFFYEWLEDNYVQVLKAAIQSEIGPEGKLEYSVIVDKGNSSNQPYTVNLAQKNGVSKFGQIKGDQNQRFASPFALQAIDGCYQKSNLNPENTFDTYIEGDCNRLARSAGYAVATKPGVTSFNPLMIYGGVGLGKTHLVQAIGNKIKEETPDNFVLYVASEKFANQFIEALKNNNLQDFTNYYLNVDTLIIDDVQFFKDKVKTQEIFFHIFNHLHQNGKQIVMSSDRPPTELQGLQERLVSRFKWGLTADLQNPDFETRLAIIQKKLQDDGLIIDDKVLEYLAYSVDTNIRELEGVLISLVAHSSLNKTDIDLELAKQTLKSIVKNIESEVGIDYIQKTVSEYFNVSSDDLKAKTRKKEIVIARQLAMYFSKDYTNHSLKSIGSHFGGRDHSTVIHALQSVNDMLDTDARFRSSFSELKKKFKMKAI; via the coding sequence ATGCATGTAAGAATATGGGATAAGTGCTTAGAATACATCGGGTCAAAACTACCCGAGCAGAGCTTCAAAACGTGGTTTGAGCCGATTATTCCTATAAAGTTCGCACATCCGGTACTTACGATACAGGTTCCTTCGCAATTCTTTTACGAGTGGTTAGAAGACAATTACGTTCAAGTACTTAAAGCAGCTATTCAATCCGAAATTGGCCCTGAAGGCAAATTAGAGTACTCCGTGATCGTAGACAAAGGGAATTCGTCTAATCAGCCATATACCGTTAATTTGGCTCAAAAAAATGGTGTTTCTAAATTTGGACAAATCAAGGGGGATCAAAATCAACGTTTTGCAAGCCCTTTTGCTCTACAGGCCATTGATGGGTGCTACCAGAAATCCAACCTAAATCCAGAAAACACCTTTGACACCTATATAGAAGGCGACTGCAACAGACTGGCCAGATCAGCTGGGTATGCTGTAGCGACCAAACCAGGTGTAACTTCATTCAACCCTCTCATGATATATGGAGGAGTGGGACTTGGTAAAACACACTTGGTACAAGCCATTGGAAACAAAATAAAAGAGGAAACCCCAGACAATTTTGTTCTCTATGTAGCCTCTGAAAAATTTGCTAACCAATTCATAGAAGCACTCAAAAATAACAACCTTCAAGATTTTACGAATTACTATCTCAATGTAGATACACTGATTATAGACGACGTACAATTCTTTAAGGATAAAGTAAAAACTCAAGAGATTTTCTTTCACATCTTCAATCACCTGCACCAAAACGGCAAGCAGATCGTGATGTCAAGTGACAGACCTCCTACCGAATTGCAAGGACTTCAAGAAAGATTGGTTTCCAGGTTCAAGTGGGGATTGACTGCGGACTTGCAAAACCCTGACTTTGAAACCAGATTGGCTATCATTCAGAAAAAACTGCAAGATGATGGTTTGATCATTGACGACAAAGTATTGGAATACTTAGCGTATAGTGTAGACACCAACATCAGAGAACTCGAAGGCGTACTGATCTCTTTGGTCGCACACTCGTCGCTTAATAAGACAGATATTGATTTGGAGTTGGCTAAGCAAACTTTGAAATCGATCGTGAAAAATATCGAATCAGAAGTAGGTATAGATTACATCCAAAAAACTGTTTCTGAATATTTCAATGTGTCATCTGACGATTTGAAAGCGAAGACACGTAAGAAAGAGATTGTGATCGCCAGACAGCTGGCCATGTACTTTTCTAAAGACTACACCAATCACTCACTCAAAAGCATCGGCAGCCATTTTGGAGGCAGAGATCACAGCACTGTCATTCATGCCCTACAGTCGGTCAACGATATGCTTGATACCGACGCTCGATTTAGGTCCTCCTTCTCAGAGTTGAAAAAGAAATTTAAAATGAAAGCCATATAG
- a CDS encoding methylmalonyl-CoA mutase family protein — translation MIKQYRFDEFDKASKSQWTDKLNQDLGADLARRISSWTSERNLTLSAYYDQEDVGKDINVPVRPVEGWKYIEPLHPERTNAQVLDALMSGADGLMLTDSHVRRLNKVLGQVAPEYCTLALKASGFPIYHQFVEWWIDRHPENGQGEVLLFGDKQRAEQFSIISKAFDIGHALGHRTIHIDGAWVQTQGGSSHLELGYILSQSVYYINSLLDLGYDIQVIARGMFVATSMGSSYFLALTKLRSIRLLISQLFKLYGLSEVYTPIHASTSLFTKSALDSNTNFLRCTSEAMSAVLGGADYISITPAHELKSADRIARNISNLMKEESLLDKVTDPAAGSYYLDYLTDLLSQQAWNTFQQVEKRGGYEVATKEKYFEKEIQKDLEFQQSRLASGRRKMVGVNDFGNQSEKVSLATLDNDRTTISKNFEEVRKQVEASVEGQGEAYRPVVYLLPVGTNAKMITARHTFVSNFFNWAGFIVKPYQDEISTPMMGVVACCGADEDYTKEQIDSALNGIDTACILIAAGNITEGSSSKISTWIHAKTDRLEGVINILNQMGITSNSLQS, via the coding sequence ATGATAAAGCAATACCGTTTTGACGAGTTTGACAAAGCGTCTAAATCCCAATGGACAGACAAACTCAATCAAGATCTTGGTGCTGATTTGGCACGGCGTATTTCTAGCTGGACTAGTGAGCGCAATCTAACACTTTCCGCCTATTATGATCAAGAAGATGTAGGGAAGGATATAAACGTCCCAGTAAGGCCTGTTGAGGGATGGAAATACATTGAGCCATTACATCCAGAACGTACCAATGCACAAGTTTTGGATGCGCTGATGAGCGGGGCAGATGGTTTGATGTTGACGGATAGCCATGTGAGACGGCTGAATAAAGTATTGGGCCAAGTAGCCCCTGAATACTGTACGTTAGCACTGAAGGCATCAGGTTTTCCTATTTATCATCAATTTGTGGAGTGGTGGATAGACCGACATCCCGAAAATGGGCAAGGAGAGGTATTGTTGTTTGGAGACAAGCAAAGAGCGGAGCAGTTCAGTATTATCTCAAAAGCATTTGATATAGGACATGCGCTTGGACATCGAACAATTCATATAGATGGTGCTTGGGTACAGACTCAGGGAGGCTCTAGTCATTTGGAACTCGGCTATATACTTTCGCAAAGTGTATATTATATCAATAGCCTTTTGGATTTGGGTTATGATATTCAGGTTATTGCTCGTGGTATGTTTGTGGCTACTAGCATGGGCTCAAGCTATTTTTTAGCATTGACCAAACTCAGAAGTATACGCTTATTGATAAGTCAATTGTTTAAGTTGTACGGCTTGTCAGAGGTATATACGCCTATTCATGCATCTACTTCTCTTTTTACAAAGTCGGCCTTGGATTCAAATACTAATTTTCTGAGATGCACATCAGAAGCGATGTCGGCGGTGCTGGGCGGAGCTGATTATATAAGTATCACTCCCGCACACGAATTGAAATCAGCCGATCGTATTGCAAGAAATATTTCCAATTTGATGAAAGAAGAATCATTGTTGGACAAGGTAACCGACCCGGCAGCGGGCTCATACTATTTAGATTATTTGACTGATTTGTTGAGCCAGCAAGCTTGGAATACTTTTCAACAAGTGGAAAAACGAGGAGGTTATGAAGTGGCCACTAAGGAGAAGTACTTTGAAAAAGAAATACAAAAGGATCTGGAATTTCAGCAAAGTAGATTAGCCTCAGGGCGGAGAAAAATGGTAGGAGTAAATGATTTTGGCAATCAGAGTGAAAAGGTTTCTTTAGCTACTTTGGACAATGACCGTACGACTATTTCTAAGAATTTTGAAGAAGTGAGAAAGCAGGTCGAAGCCTCTGTGGAAGGTCAAGGCGAAGCGTATAGGCCGGTAGTCTATCTACTGCCTGTAGGTACCAATGCTAAAATGATCACGGCTAGACACACTTTTGTATCTAATTTTTTCAATTGGGCTGGTTTTATAGTAAAACCTTATCAAGATGAGATATCTACTCCAATGATGGGGGTGGTTGCCTGTTGTGGTGCCGACGAAGATTATACAAAAGAGCAAATCGATAGCGCATTGAATGGAATAGATACAGCTTGTATCCTTATTGCAGCAGGCAACATCACCGAGGGATCGTCTTCAAAAATATCGACTTGGATTCACGCGAAAACCGATCGTTTGGAGGGGGTAATCAATATTTTGAACCAAATGGGTATCACATCAAATAGTTTACAGTCATGA
- the scpA gene encoding methylmalonyl-CoA mutase, with translation MIKPDFSKIDFDQLDWGKAGQQVSPESFMSGEGLPIQSRYTAEDIKGAQHIGFSAGLPPFLRGPYAAMYASRPWTIRQYAGFSTAEESNAFYRRNLASGQKGLSIAFDLATHRGYDSDHERVTGDVGKAGVAVDSILDMEILFDQIPLDQMSVSMTMNGAVLPIMAFYIVAAEEQGVERSQLSGTIQNDILKEFMVRNTFVYPPKPSMRIISDIFKYTSEHMPKFNSISISGYHMQEAGATADLELAFTLADGLEYLRTGVNAGIDVDVLAPRLSFFWAIGMNHFMEIAKMRAARVLWAKIVKTFNPKNPKSMALRTHSQTSGWSLTAQDPYNNVARTCIEAMAAAFGHTQSLHTNALDEAIALPTDFSARIARNTQIYLQEETDITKVVDPWAGSYYVESLTDQLARKAWDIINEIEEMGGMAKAIETGMPKLKIEEAAARKQARIDTNKEVIVGVNKYITKEETDIELLEVDNDAVRKSQIERLHKLRANRNQAAVNHALEQLTHCARTGEGNLLDLSVKAARVRASLGEISSAMEAAFGRHVPKTSAVSGVFAKEVKDDKDILKVKDLVEKFESLDGRRPRIIVAKMGQDGHDRGAKVIATSFADLGFDVDIGPLFQTPEEVAKQAAENDVHVIGASSLAAGHKTLVPSLIAALKKLGREDIMVIAGGVIPPKDYQFLFDAGVSGVFGPGTKIANAATDILQKLIDDVQQ, from the coding sequence ATGATCAAGCCAGATTTTTCAAAAATAGACTTCGATCAATTGGATTGGGGTAAAGCAGGACAGCAAGTATCGCCTGAAAGTTTTATGTCAGGAGAAGGACTTCCCATTCAGTCACGATATACTGCCGAAGATATTAAAGGAGCTCAGCACATAGGTTTTAGCGCTGGTTTGCCGCCTTTTTTGCGTGGGCCATATGCTGCTATGTATGCCTCTAGACCATGGACAATCAGGCAGTATGCAGGTTTTTCTACTGCAGAGGAGTCAAATGCGTTTTATAGGAGAAACTTAGCCTCTGGGCAAAAGGGGCTTTCGATTGCTTTTGACTTGGCTACTCACCGTGGCTATGACTCAGATCATGAACGAGTTACTGGGGATGTGGGCAAAGCTGGCGTGGCTGTAGATTCTATTTTGGACATGGAGATTTTGTTTGATCAGATCCCATTGGATCAGATGTCTGTGTCTATGACTATGAATGGTGCAGTGTTGCCCATTATGGCCTTTTATATTGTAGCGGCTGAAGAGCAAGGTGTTGAGCGTTCACAGCTTAGTGGTACTATTCAAAATGACATTTTAAAGGAGTTTATGGTGCGAAATACTTTTGTATATCCTCCAAAACCTTCTATGAGAATTATCTCAGATATATTCAAGTACACTTCTGAGCATATGCCCAAATTCAATTCGATTAGTATTAGCGGTTATCATATGCAAGAGGCTGGGGCAACGGCTGATTTGGAATTGGCTTTTACGTTGGCTGATGGGTTGGAATATCTCAGGACAGGAGTAAACGCTGGCATAGATGTAGACGTGCTCGCTCCACGATTATCTTTCTTTTGGGCCATTGGCATGAATCATTTTATGGAAATAGCCAAAATGAGAGCTGCTCGAGTTTTATGGGCCAAAATAGTGAAGACCTTTAATCCCAAAAACCCAAAATCGATGGCTTTGCGTACGCATAGCCAAACCTCAGGGTGGAGCCTCACAGCTCAAGATCCGTATAACAACGTTGCAAGGACGTGCATCGAAGCTATGGCCGCAGCGTTTGGTCATACCCAGTCCTTACATACCAATGCATTAGATGAGGCGATTGCGTTGCCTACTGATTTTTCAGCTCGGATTGCACGCAATACTCAAATCTACCTGCAAGAAGAAACGGACATTACTAAAGTCGTAGACCCTTGGGCGGGCTCGTATTATGTAGAGTCACTTACTGATCAATTGGCTCGTAAGGCATGGGATATCATCAATGAGATAGAAGAAATGGGCGGCATGGCTAAAGCCATAGAAACGGGTATGCCTAAGCTCAAAATAGAAGAGGCGGCTGCCAGAAAACAAGCCAGAATAGACACAAATAAAGAAGTAATTGTTGGGGTAAATAAATATATTACTAAGGAAGAGACGGATATTGAGTTGCTAGAAGTGGACAATGATGCCGTGCGTAAGTCACAGATTGAAAGACTTCACAAGTTAAGAGCTAATCGTAATCAAGCCGCTGTAAATCATGCACTTGAGCAACTTACTCATTGTGCTCGCACGGGGGAAGGCAACTTACTCGACTTATCGGTGAAAGCAGCAAGGGTAAGGGCTTCGTTGGGAGAAATATCTTCGGCAATGGAGGCTGCTTTCGGCAGGCATGTGCCTAAAACCTCAGCTGTATCTGGTGTATTTGCTAAAGAAGTGAAAGACGACAAAGACATATTAAAAGTAAAAGACCTAGTGGAGAAGTTTGAATCCTTAGATGGACGAAGACCGCGTATCATAGTCGCTAAAATGGGGCAAGATGGTCACGACCGTGGGGCTAAGGTAATTGCCACTAGTTTTGCTGATTTAGGCTTTGATGTGGATATTGGTCCATTGTTTCAAACGCCAGAAGAAGTGGCTAAACAAGCTGCTGAAAATGATGTGCACGTGATTGGAGCGTCAAGTTTGGCAGCTGGTCATAAGACGCTAGTACCTTCTTTGATAGCTGCACTCAAGAAATTGGGTAGGGAAGATATTATGGTAATCGCGGGAGGCGTAATACCTCCCAAAGATTACCAATTTTTATTTGATGCTGGGGTGTCTGGGGTTTTTGGGCCGGGCACTAAAATAGCCAATGCCGCTACAGACATCTTGCAAAAGTTGATTGATGACGTACAGCAATAA
- a CDS encoding pyruvate dehydrogenase complex E1 component subunit beta has protein sequence MKELQFREALREAMSEEMRRDESVYLMGEEVAEYNGAYKVSQGMLDEFGAKRVIDTPIAELGFAGIGVGSAMNGLRPIIEFMTFNFSLVAIDQVINGAAKMMSMSGGQINVPIVFRGPTGNAGMLSSQHSQNFENWYANCPGLKVVVPSNPADAKGLLKASIRDNDPVIFMESELMYGDKGLVPEGEYLTPIGVAEVVKQGSDVTIVSFGKFMKVANESADALAKEGINAEVIDLKTVRPIDYQTIIESVKKTNRLVIVEEAWPLASISSEISHYVQRKAFDYLDAPIHRITNKDVPLPYAPTLIEEILPNVARTVKAVKEIMYVQR, from the coding sequence ATGAAAGAATTACAATTCAGAGAAGCCCTAAGGGAGGCCATGAGTGAAGAAATGCGAAGAGATGAATCCGTATATCTCATGGGAGAAGAAGTAGCCGAGTATAATGGTGCATATAAGGTGAGCCAAGGCATGTTAGACGAATTCGGCGCGAAACGAGTAATTGACACTCCTATTGCTGAGCTTGGTTTTGCTGGTATTGGTGTAGGGTCAGCAATGAACGGCCTACGCCCGATCATTGAATTCATGACTTTCAACTTCTCTCTAGTTGCTATCGATCAGGTGATCAACGGTGCAGCTAAGATGATGTCGATGTCAGGTGGTCAGATCAATGTACCTATCGTATTCAGAGGCCCTACAGGAAACGCTGGAATGTTGAGCTCTCAACATTCTCAAAACTTTGAAAATTGGTATGCAAACTGCCCTGGCCTTAAAGTGGTCGTTCCTTCTAACCCAGCAGATGCTAAAGGCTTGTTGAAAGCTTCGATCAGAGACAATGATCCTGTCATCTTTATGGAGTCAGAATTGATGTATGGAGACAAGGGACTTGTACCAGAAGGAGAATACTTGACTCCAATCGGTGTAGCTGAAGTAGTAAAACAAGGTAGTGATGTAACAATCGTTTCTTTCGGTAAATTCATGAAAGTAGCCAACGAATCTGCTGATGCATTAGCCAAAGAAGGCATCAATGCAGAAGTAATTGATTTGAAAACCGTGAGACCGATTGATTATCAAACAATCATCGAATCAGTAAAGAAAACTAACAGACTGGTTATCGTAGAAGAAGCTTGGCCATTGGCCTCTATCTCTTCTGAGATCAGTCACTATGTACAGAGAAAAGCATTTGATTACTTAGATGCTCCTATTCACAGAATAACTAACAAAGATGTGCCGCTACCTTACGCCCCTACGTTAATCGAAGAGATCCTTCCAAATGTAGCAAGAACGGTAAAAGCTGTAAAAGAAATCATGTACGTACAGCGATAA
- a CDS encoding OmpA family protein, giving the protein MVKLAETQQVDVVPNPLELHGDSVKVDMSVVLPAKMLPQKYVYNLTTYYKSGESDVEVGKMTFDAADFPDSKTTTSRKSDSYSFLYDPATSQGVLEVQGVAVDQKGKTKEAPRAEVAKGIITTSTLVEDELYPAYAFHGYNDKEELEPTNVDFFFDQGSSLLKSSETRSQKGKDFAAFIADKNVTRTVTITGTHSPEGTETVNSDLSEDRAKSIEKYYRSQMRRYDYKDLADSINFILKPVVEDWTAFKDALSAYEGVSDTQKSEILKVVNGTGVFADKEKALQNLDSYKAIFKDIYPGLRAAKTEVLTVKVKKSNAEIAILAKQVAEGTASADTLSTPELMFAAMQTPSLTEREAIFLAVTKKDGSWQAHNNLGALYLEMAIAAEGDEKTSKIEMAITQLEIAANKKDAAEVQANMATAYTLQGDKAQAYDAIVAGLAKSPSADHAAGMNAVKGSLEIKRGEYDEAFETLKTANESTSVAFNRGLALLLNKDYENAVTGFGNATEQDAEFAKAYYASAIASARLRNDADMLASLKSAIEIDPELKEKALNDLEFANYATQVAEALN; this is encoded by the coding sequence ATGGTAAAGCTTGCTGAGACCCAGCAGGTCGACGTAGTACCTAATCCACTTGAACTGCATGGCGACTCTGTTAAAGTTGACATGTCTGTAGTACTACCTGCGAAAATGCTCCCACAGAAATACGTATATAATCTAACCACTTACTACAAGTCTGGCGAAAGCGACGTTGAAGTAGGTAAAATGACTTTTGATGCTGCTGATTTTCCAGACAGCAAAACCACCACTTCAAGAAAAAGCGATTCTTACAGCTTTCTATACGATCCAGCAACTAGTCAAGGTGTGTTGGAAGTACAAGGTGTAGCTGTAGATCAAAAAGGCAAAACCAAAGAAGCTCCAAGAGCTGAGGTTGCCAAAGGAATCATCACAACTTCTACTTTGGTAGAAGACGAATTATATCCTGCTTATGCTTTTCACGGTTACAACGACAAAGAAGAACTAGAACCAACTAACGTTGATTTCTTCTTCGATCAAGGCAGCTCTCTATTGAAAAGCTCTGAGACTAGAAGTCAAAAAGGAAAAGACTTTGCAGCATTTATCGCTGACAAAAACGTGACTAGAACAGTAACTATTACAGGTACTCACTCTCCTGAAGGTACTGAAACAGTAAACTCTGATCTATCTGAAGATAGAGCTAAGTCTATCGAAAAGTACTACAGAAGCCAAATGAGAAGATATGACTACAAAGACTTGGCTGATTCTATCAACTTCATTTTGAAGCCTGTAGTTGAAGACTGGACCGCTTTCAAAGACGCTTTGAGCGCATACGAAGGCGTATCTGACACACAGAAATCAGAAATCTTGAAAGTAGTAAATGGAACAGGTGTATTTGCCGACAAAGAAAAAGCTTTGCAAAACTTAGATTCTTATAAAGCAATCTTCAAAGACATCTACCCAGGCTTGAGAGCTGCTAAAACTGAAGTCTTGACAGTAAAAGTGAAAAAGTCAAACGCTGAAATCGCCATCTTGGCAAAGCAAGTAGCTGAAGGTACTGCTAGCGCTGACACATTATCTACTCCAGAGTTGATGTTTGCAGCTATGCAAACTCCTTCTTTGACTGAAAGAGAAGCGATCTTCTTGGCAGTAACTAAAAAAGACGGTAGCTGGCAAGCACACAACAACTTAGGCGCACTATATCTAGAAATGGCTATTGCTGCTGAAGGTGATGAAAAAACTTCTAAAATCGAAATGGCTATCACTCAGTTGGAAATTGCTGCCAACAAGAAAGATGCTGCAGAAGTACAAGCCAACATGGCAACTGCTTACACACTACAAGGTGACAAAGCTCAGGCTTACGATGCTATCGTAGCCGGACTAGCTAAAAGCCCATCTGCAGATCATGCTGCTGGTATGAATGCAGTAAAAGGTTCTTTGGAAATCAAGAGAGGAGAGTACGATGAGGCTTTCGAAACTTTGAAAACTGCTAACGAATCTACAAGCGTAGCTTTCAACAGAGGATTGGCTTTATTGCTCAACAAAGATTATGAGAATGCTGTTACTGGATTTGGTAATGCAACTGAGCAAGATGCTGAATTCGCAAAAGCATACTATGCTTCTGCAATCGCTTCTGCAAGACTACGAAACGATGCTGACATGCTAGCTAGCTTAAAATCAGCTATCGAAATAGATCCTGAATTAAAGGAAAAAGCATTGAACGACCTAGAATTTGCTAACTATGCAACTCAAGTTGCTGAAGCATTGAACTAA
- a CDS encoding PspC domain-containing protein: MKGIQDFFEKYAFGVCAKLGEKLRIPTSSIRLFFIYASFLTFGSPLIVYLMLAFVMNFRKHLRRRHSLWYY, translated from the coding sequence ATGAAAGGAATACAGGATTTTTTTGAGAAATATGCTTTCGGGGTTTGTGCCAAGCTGGGGGAGAAGTTAAGGATTCCTACATCTAGCATTCGGCTATTCTTTATTTATGCGTCATTTTTGACTTTTGGATCCCCTTTGATTGTTTATTTGATGTTGGCTTTTGTGATGAATTTCAGAAAGCATTTGAGACGTAGACATTCACTTTGGTACTATTAA